A single genomic interval of Passer domesticus isolate bPasDom1 chromosome 26, bPasDom1.hap1, whole genome shotgun sequence harbors:
- the LOC135286335 gene encoding uncharacterized protein LOC135286335: MENQEVSPPQLLEALVAVVATLGKVAAAVTGPHRGVWQRVSPMFLPVDLRRFTWNVHRTLDHGSVTSQGHRGVPSLGQALATLGATPGTTWADVRAAASAWQELVATLRESWDRLALEAAELCVACTDVAPARARDLWYKTARRGTAWHKLATMARRPPVALDREEEVTWAGATRDAWEAVATDKEELATSEEDELATSEEEPASSEEELASDEEQAATSDEELATSDEEVATDEEELVNSEEQVATSEEEAAMGEAMGEAMGEAVVAASRARVAARSGHWAEVALGPLELLVDACDRATMFIRNMDYCFWEIGIILNGTNEASPNVPMALVAKVAEAEGLWDASAHLAEDRLLGILELIDNILLSPSGGPGDPGGPGGRAVAKQCQKAMKHIPRLLWGQ, from the exons ATGGAGAACCAAGAG gtgtcccctccccagctgctggaggctcTGGTGGCCGTGGTGGCCACCCTGGGCAAGGTGGCGGCCGCTGTGACTGGGCCACACAGGGGCGTGTGGCAGCGAGTGTCCCCAATGTTCTTGCCCGTGGACCTGAGGAGATTCACCTGGAACGTCCATAGGACCCTGGACCACGGCAGTGTCACTTCCCAGGGCCACCgtggtgtcccctccctgggccaGGCCCTGGCCACCCTCGGGGCCACCCCTGGGACCACCTGGGCCGATGTGAGAGCTGCGGCCAGCGCCTGGCAGGAGTTGGTGGCCAcgctcagggagagctgggacCGGCTGGCCTTGGAGGCCGCTGAGCTCTGTGTTGCCTGCACGGACGTGGCCCCAGCCCGGGCCAGGGACCTGTGGTACAAGACCGCCCGCCGGGGGACAGCTTGGCACAAGCTGGCGACCATGGCCCGGCGGCCACCGGTGGCCCTggacagggaggaggaggtgaccTGGGCAGGGGCCACACGCGATGCCTGGGAGGCAGTGGCCACCGACAAGGAGGAGCTGGCCACCAGTGAAGAGGACGAGCTGGCCACCAGCGAGGAGGAGCCGGCCAGCAGTGAGGAGGAGCTGGCCAGTGACGAGGAGCAGGCAGCTACCAGCGATGAGGAGCTGGCCACCAGCGACGAGGAGGTGGCCACTGATGAGGAGGAGCTGGTGAATAGTGAGGAGCAGGTGGCCACCAGTGAGGAGGAGGCAGCCATGGGAGAGGCCATGGGAGAGGCCATGGGAGAGGCTGTGGTGGCCGCCAGCCGGGCAAGGGTGGCCGCCAGGAGTGGCCATTGGGcagaggtggccctggggccaCTGGAGCTCTTGGTGGACGCGTGTGACAGAGCCACCATGTTCATCAGGAATATGGATTACTGCTTCTGGGAGATCGGGATCATCCTGAACGGGACAAATGAGGcgtcccccaatgtccccatggccttggtggccaaggtggCCGAGGCCGAGGGGCTGTGGGATGCCAGCGCTCACCTGGCTGAGGATCGCCTGCTGGGAATACTTGAGCTCATTGACAACATCCTCTTGAGTCCCTCTGGTGGCCCAGGTGACCCTGGTGGCCCCGGTGGCCGCGCAGTGGCCAAGCAGTGCCAAAAAGCCATGAAGCACATCCCgaggctgctgtggggacagtga